The following proteins come from a genomic window of Thermoleophilia bacterium:
- a CDS encoding FAD:protein FMN transferase translates to MRASQQVMGTVVSYLLRVPTESTSPETTDTDAERRARTALARAQAEMTWADEVFSTFKPQSPMSRLRRGEIELEEAPPEVAEVLELSRLVREVTDGWFDPWSMPGGVDPTGIVKGWAAQRALAVLKTSGVPGALINAGGDIGVYGHPEDGQAWRIAVRDHVSAERSLITVEIDGDGAVATSGNYERGAHLLDPKRGRPATRLASATVIGRDLAFSDALATAVFVSDGRLLDRIGTLRGYHALVVDVEGVVRASAGFPLTLPAPAEPMAASA, encoded by the coding sequence ATGCGAGCCTCGCAACAGGTAATGGGAACAGTGGTGTCATATCTCCTTCGGGTCCCGACCGAGAGCACGAGTCCGGAGACGACTGATACAGATGCGGAGCGGCGCGCGCGGACGGCGTTGGCGCGCGCCCAAGCCGAGATGACTTGGGCCGACGAGGTGTTCAGCACCTTCAAGCCGCAGAGCCCGATGAGCCGCCTGCGGCGCGGCGAGATCGAGCTTGAGGAGGCGCCACCCGAGGTAGCGGAGGTACTTGAGCTGAGTCGCCTCGTTCGCGAGGTGACGGACGGTTGGTTCGACCCGTGGAGCATGCCCGGCGGCGTCGATCCTACGGGCATCGTCAAGGGCTGGGCGGCACAGAGGGCGCTCGCCGTGTTGAAGACGAGCGGTGTGCCGGGGGCGCTCATCAACGCCGGCGGGGACATAGGTGTGTACGGCCATCCGGAGGACGGCCAGGCGTGGCGCATCGCCGTCCGCGATCACGTCTCGGCCGAGCGTTCGTTGATCACGGTTGAGATCGACGGTGACGGCGCCGTGGCGACTTCGGGCAACTACGAGCGCGGCGCGCATCTCCTCGATCCGAAGCGTGGCCGACCGGCGACACGCCTCGCGTCGGCCACGGTCATCGGCCGCGATCTTGCCTTCAGCGATGCGCTGGCGACGGCGGTCTTCGTCTCGGACGGCCGGTTGCTCGATCGCATCGGGACGCTGCGCGGCTACCACGCCCTCGTCGTCGACGTGGAGGGCGTGGTCAGAGCGTCGGCCGGGTTTCCTCTGACGCTGCCGGCCCCGGCAGAGCCGATGGCAGCCTCAGCGTAG
- a CDS encoding FMN-binding protein — protein MKRAIVVIVATVVGLVLVVSYKPKPIEAQNAALSAGDTNVAGAQTVVGSDETLSGGLGDIQVQVTAANGKIVGVSMAQMNLHGPQSQQIANNVIPQLLSDTVATNGGPLHAISGATYTVQSYARSLQAALDQFKGGPNASLATGNGNSGVISPSGPDREHESGDD, from the coding sequence ATGAAACGTGCAATCGTCGTCATCGTCGCTACAGTCGTCGGCTTGGTCCTGGTCGTGAGCTACAAGCCGAAGCCGATCGAGGCGCAAAATGCTGCTCTCTCCGCCGGCGATACGAACGTTGCCGGCGCCCAGACCGTGGTGGGCAGCGACGAGACGCTGTCCGGAGGGCTGGGCGACATCCAGGTGCAGGTGACCGCCGCGAACGGCAAGATCGTCGGCGTCAGCATGGCACAGATGAATCTGCACGGCCCTCAGTCGCAGCAGATCGCCAACAACGTGATCCCGCAGTTGCTCTCGGACACCGTGGCCACCAACGGCGGTCCGCTACATGCGATCTCGGGGGCAACGTACACCGTGCAGTCGTATGCGCGGTCTCTTCAGGCCGCTCTCGATCAGTTCAAGGGAGGACCCAATGCGAGCCTCGCAACAGGTAATGGGAACAGTGGTGTCATATCTCCTTCGGGTCCCGACCGAGAGCACGAGTCCGGAGACGACTGA
- a CDS encoding HAMP domain-containing sensor histidine kinase has product MTERRGDADVVARAYLRLTLVFVGMIIAIVAVSSTFLFASVQSQLREATEHAYESENDANEYLAGALSDFGLRLVLMDAIVIAAVGIGGLVYARRALRPIRENIAAQRRFIADASHDLRTPLAVLRTDFEVALRDPRLAGDVRPLIESGLEEVENMTVMVDDLLTLSRIDARQERLTLESVDVAALARQSVEKLQGLAAATGVLLPTPAATTPVRATADVAHLRRAFTNVVRNALQHSPAGATVEVSVQRSGEGVEIVVVDHGAGMPPDVLAHAFDRFYRADASRASSGESFGLGLAIAYWALTEMGGAITLESRVGVGTTATLRLPSALPGPAASEETRPTL; this is encoded by the coding sequence ATGACTGAACGGCGCGGAGACGCAGACGTCGTCGCACGAGCCTATCTGCGACTGACGCTTGTCTTCGTCGGCATGATCATCGCGATCGTCGCCGTCTCGTCGACGTTCCTCTTCGCCAGCGTGCAGAGCCAACTGCGCGAGGCGACGGAGCACGCCTACGAGTCGGAGAACGACGCGAACGAGTATCTGGCCGGCGCTCTCTCGGACTTCGGCCTCCGACTCGTGCTCATGGATGCGATCGTCATCGCGGCAGTAGGAATCGGCGGCCTGGTGTACGCGCGCCGCGCACTGCGACCGATCCGCGAGAACATCGCTGCTCAGCGCCGCTTCATCGCCGACGCCTCACACGACTTACGTACGCCGCTGGCGGTGCTGCGCACGGACTTCGAAGTGGCGCTGCGCGACCCGCGTCTGGCCGGCGACGTGCGCCCGCTCATCGAGAGCGGCCTGGAGGAGGTCGAGAATATGACGGTCATGGTGGACGACCTCCTGACGCTCTCGCGCATCGACGCTCGCCAGGAGCGCCTCACCCTCGAGAGCGTCGACGTAGCCGCACTGGCGCGCCAGTCGGTGGAGAAACTGCAGGGACTCGCGGCGGCGACCGGAGTCTTGCTCCCCACGCCGGCCGCCACCACGCCGGTTCGGGCCACAGCCGACGTAGCTCACCTGCGGCGAGCGTTCACCAACGTCGTACGCAATGCGTTGCAGCACTCCCCCGCCGGCGCGACCGTTGAGGTGAGCGTGCAGCGTTCCGGTGAAGGCGTAGAGATCGTGGTCGTCGACCACGGCGCCGGGATGCCGCCGGACGTGCTCGCGCACGCCTTCGACCGCTTCTATCGCGCCGACGCGTCGCGCGCGAGTTCCGGCGAGAGCTTCGGGCTAGGACTCGCAATCGCTTACTGGGCGCTGACCGAGATGGGGGGCGCCATCACGCTGGAGAGTCGCGTCGGCGTCGGCACGACCGCTACGCTGAGGCTGCCATCGGCTCTGCCGGGGCCGGCAGCGTCAGAGGAAACCCGGCCGACGCTCTGA
- a CDS encoding response regulator transcription factor → MRLLVVEDVVKLADALKRGLSAEGYAVDVLHDGAAAHRRFAAHRGAAAGAPYDLLILDVMLPGVDGLQICRDLRAWGFTLPILMLTARDAVDDRVAGLDSGADDYLIKPFAFEELLARIRTLLRRPHHADPPLLAAGTLVMNPVTRDVKLEGKPLTLSPKEYGLLHIFLRHQGEVLSRDWILEHLWDEEYSSVSNTVDVYVARLRRKVDLPGEPSRFETVRGAGYRMRA, encoded by the coding sequence GTGCGTCTCTTGGTGGTCGAGGACGTCGTCAAGCTTGCGGATGCGCTCAAGCGCGGACTTAGCGCCGAGGGCTACGCCGTCGACGTACTCCACGACGGAGCCGCCGCGCACCGCCGCTTCGCGGCCCATCGCGGCGCTGCGGCCGGCGCACCCTACGATCTACTCATTCTGGACGTCATGCTCCCCGGTGTGGACGGCCTGCAGATCTGCCGCGATCTCCGCGCCTGGGGATTCACGTTGCCGATCCTCATGCTCACTGCTCGCGACGCCGTAGACGATCGCGTCGCGGGACTCGACAGCGGGGCCGACGACTACCTCATCAAGCCTTTCGCCTTCGAGGAGTTGCTGGCCCGTATCCGCACCCTGCTGCGCCGGCCGCACCACGCAGACCCACCGCTTCTCGCTGCCGGCACGCTCGTCATGAATCCTGTCACGCGCGACGTCAAGCTAGAGGGCAAGCCGCTGACCCTGAGTCCCAAGGAGTATGGGCTGCTCCACATCTTCCTCCGTCATCAAGGCGAAGTCCTCAGCCGCGATTGGATTCTCGAGCACCTCTGGGACGAGGAGTACAGCTCCGTCTCCAATACCGTCGATGTCTACGTCGCTCGTCTGCGCCGAAAGGTCGACCTCCCGGGTGAGCCGAGCCGTTTCGAGACGGTGCGCGGTGCGGGGTACAGGATGCGGGCATGA
- a CDS encoding DUF998 domain-containing protein: MARWGKPRSRSTPWLRSAGALSFIAGAAALLGIITAEALYPDGYSTGASMISDLGGTEPPNSIVVEPSATIFDTTMMSTGLLVIVAAVLLYVARRRLTLVVPIAVFGLGAFGVGAFPGSTGLPHNIFALTTFFAGGVAAVFSAGILKGPFRVLALVLGAVSLVNLIAYFILQERWFVADLGLGGLERWIAYPIVVWLLGFGGYLMAGPPADER; this comes from the coding sequence ATGGCGCGCTGGGGCAAGCCGAGGTCGCGGAGCACGCCCTGGCTGCGTAGCGCCGGCGCCTTGAGCTTCATCGCCGGCGCCGCCGCCCTTCTGGGCATCATCACCGCCGAGGCGCTCTACCCTGACGGCTATAGTACCGGCGCCAGCATGATCAGCGACCTCGGCGGCACGGAGCCGCCGAACAGCATCGTCGTCGAGCCCTCGGCAACTATCTTCGACACGACGATGATGTCCACAGGCCTGCTGGTGATCGTCGCCGCCGTGCTCCTCTACGTGGCTCGGCGCCGACTCACGCTCGTCGTGCCCATCGCCGTGTTCGGCCTGGGAGCCTTCGGCGTCGGCGCCTTCCCCGGCAGCACAGGGCTGCCGCACAACATCTTCGCCCTCACCACGTTCTTCGCCGGCGGCGTCGCGGCAGTCTTCTCGGCCGGCATCCTGAAGGGACCGTTCCGCGTGCTCGCGCTCGTCCTCGGCGCCGTCTCGCTGGTCAATCTCATCGCCTACTTCATCCTGCAGGAGCGCTGGTTCGTCGCGGACTTGGGGCTCGGCGGGTTGGAACGCTGGATCGCCTACCCCATCGTGGTCTGGCTGCTCGGATTCGGGGGCTACTTGATGGCGGGCCCGCCGGCCGACGAGCGCTGA
- a CDS encoding methyltransferase domain-containing protein, translated as MSRWEPDRYLRYGDERTRPATDLAAQVAVAVPRRIIDLGCGPGNSTEVLCRRWPEAHVVGLDSSPAMIASARAQYAEREWQLGSIETWAPAEPYDVVFSNAALQWVPDHDRLVKRLFGYVAAGGALAFQVPSATYARVRTLIHEIAQGGPWATRMSGALSALTLESPDFYYDCLAPSAGMVDVWETEYMHVLASPSAIVDWMSATGLRPFLDALEPGAESEEFLMRLRGRVAEAYEFRADGRVLFPFRRTFVIAYA; from the coding sequence ATGTCGCGCTGGGAACCAGACCGCTACCTCCGCTACGGCGACGAACGCACGCGACCGGCCACGGATCTCGCCGCCCAAGTCGCCGTCGCCGTGCCACGACGGATCATCGATCTCGGCTGCGGTCCGGGCAACAGTACCGAGGTCTTGTGCCGGCGCTGGCCGGAGGCACACGTGGTAGGTCTCGACAGCTCTCCGGCGATGATCGCCAGCGCGCGGGCGCAGTACGCGGAGCGGGAATGGCAACTCGGCAGCATCGAGACGTGGGCACCGGCAGAGCCATACGACGTCGTCTTCTCGAACGCGGCGCTGCAGTGGGTCCCAGACCACGATCGGTTGGTGAAGCGCCTCTTCGGCTATGTGGCGGCGGGTGGCGCCCTTGCCTTTCAGGTGCCCAGCGCCACCTACGCGCGGGTGCGCACGCTGATCCACGAGATCGCGCAAGGGGGCCCGTGGGCGACGCGCATGTCGGGCGCGCTTAGTGCGCTCACCCTCGAGTCGCCGGATTTCTATTACGATTGCCTGGCCCCCTCCGCCGGCATGGTCGACGTCTGGGAGACGGAGTACATGCACGTGCTCGCCTCGCCGTCGGCGATCGTGGACTGGATGTCGGCGACCGGTCTGCGGCCGTTCTTGGACGCTCTCGAGCCTGGTGCGGAGTCCGAGGAATTCTTGATGCGGCTCCGCGGCCGTGTGGCCGAGGCTTACGAGTTCCGTGCCGACGGCCGCGTGCTGTTTCCGTTTCGACGCACGTTCGTGATTGCGTACGCGTAG